One genomic window of Octopus bimaculoides isolate UCB-OBI-ISO-001 chromosome 2, ASM119413v2, whole genome shotgun sequence includes the following:
- the LOC128251580 gene encoding uncharacterized protein LOC128251580, whose amino-acid sequence MTRAAVLNRIATRVIQRLILMMNETHMLIPPNSVKNIHDVLLYLSGGHEDVGMSGDRGDFYRRKLAEQIYLNFAIQGIDHYNVIAVIKAAIDLEEISKLVMFGELSEENIAIDDRMFSILARISGFLEWIQLLS is encoded by the exons ATGACTCGGGCTGCAGTTTTGAATCGAATTGCTACAAGAGTAATACAGCGTTTGATACTGATGATGAACGAGACACACATGCTGATTCCGCCAAATTCGGTAAAAAACATACACGACGTTCTTCTTTATCTATCAGGAGGACATGAAGATGTCGGTATGTCAGGCGATCGAGGAGACTTTTATCGTCGTAAACTGGCTGAACAAATATATCTCAACTTTGCAATACAAGGCATTGATCATTATAACGTTATTGCTGTCATAAAAGCAGCTATAGATTtagaagaaatttcaaaattgGTTATGTTTGGCGAATTATCTGAAGAAAATATTGCTATAGATGATAGAATGTTTTCAATCTTGGCGAGAATATCAGGATTTTTGGAA TGGATACAGCTACTGTCATGA